One region of Roseovarius faecimaris genomic DNA includes:
- a CDS encoding CpsD/CapB family tyrosine-protein kinase produces MPSGNMLIESGHDSGDAWDMLPLVLPDVQAHATSGAPLVDYHRDHPASKAFDLLRTRLVQALRKNNWTRIAVVAPTSSCGATFTAVNLALSLARVPGSRSVLVDLDQRKPGVAQALALDGDWPISDFLSGRRLMEEHMVRLSDTLALALNSEVNQNASEQLHDQVTAAVLEDAEADLNPDVVLYDMPAMLEYDDLAAFLPELDGVLLVSDGTQTTKAQIEECERILDGQAPLLGVVLNRGRDAAQ; encoded by the coding sequence ATGCCGTCTGGGAATATGCTGATCGAGAGCGGCCACGACAGTGGCGATGCCTGGGATATGCTGCCGCTTGTGCTGCCCGATGTGCAGGCGCATGCCACCTCCGGCGCGCCTCTGGTGGATTATCACCGCGATCATCCGGCCTCCAAGGCGTTCGATCTGCTGCGGACCCGCCTGGTGCAGGCCCTGCGCAAGAACAACTGGACACGCATCGCCGTTGTCGCCCCGACCTCGAGCTGCGGCGCCACCTTCACGGCGGTCAACCTTGCCCTCAGCCTCGCGCGGGTGCCCGGCTCCCGTTCGGTTCTGGTGGACCTCGATCAGCGCAAGCCCGGCGTGGCTCAGGCGCTGGCGCTCGATGGCGACTGGCCGATCAGCGACTTCCTGTCCGGGCGCCGCCTGATGGAAGAGCATATGGTGCGCCTGTCGGACACGCTCGCGCTGGCGCTCAACAGCGAGGTGAACCAGAACGCCTCGGAGCAGTTGCACGACCAGGTGACCGCCGCGGTGCTCGAAGACGCCGAGGCCGATCTGAACCCCGACGTGGTGCTCTACGACATGCCCGCGATGCTGGAATATGACGATCTGGCCGCCTTCCTGCCCGAACTGGACGGCGTGCTTCTCGTGTCCGACGGCACCCAGACGACCAAGGCCCAGATCGAGGAATGCGAGCGTATCCTCGACGGTCAGGCGCCGCTTCTGGGCGTGGTGCTCAACCGTGGGCGCGATGCCGCGCAGTAA
- a CDS encoding sugar transferase, producing MHLPALGWAVDEDERPKPGVYRQAGKRIADILFVLMALPMILPVVAFCALALWIEGGNPFYRQDRLGAGGKVFRIWKLRTMCRDADTMLKSYLAADPALREEWDRTQKLKNDPRITRVGNFLRKISLDELPQFFNVLRGEMSVVGPRPMMPEQLPLYDNPAPYFDMRPGITGEWQVSDRNESSFQHRSTVDARYYAQLSFLVDLRILFQTFGVVLRRTGY from the coding sequence GTGCACCTGCCCGCGCTCGGCTGGGCCGTGGACGAAGACGAGCGGCCAAAACCAGGCGTCTATCGCCAGGCGGGCAAGCGGATCGCGGACATACTCTTCGTTCTGATGGCCCTGCCGATGATCCTGCCGGTGGTCGCGTTCTGCGCGCTGGCACTCTGGATCGAAGGCGGCAACCCGTTTTATCGTCAGGATCGCCTGGGCGCGGGCGGCAAGGTCTTTCGGATCTGGAAGCTGCGCACCATGTGCCGCGATGCCGACACGATGCTGAAAAGCTATCTGGCAGCCGACCCGGCCCTGCGCGAAGAATGGGACCGGACGCAAAAGCTGAAGAATGATCCGCGCATCACCCGCGTAGGGAACTTCCTGCGCAAGATCTCGCTGGATGAGCTGCCGCAGTTTTTCAACGTGCTGCGCGGCGAGATGAGCGTTGTCGGGCCGCGCCCGATGATGCCCGAGCAACTGCCGCTTTATGACAACCCCGCGCCCTATTTCGACATGCGCCCCGGGATCACCGGCGAATGGCAGGTCTCGGACCGCAACGAAAGCAGCTTTCAACACCGGTCAACGGTCGATGCGCGGTATTACGCACAGCTTTCCTTCCTGGTGGATCTGCGGATCCTGTTCCAGACCTTCGGCGTGGTTCTGCGCCGGACGGGATACTGA
- a CDS encoding ribonuclease T2 family protein: MRVFLFIILLPLAAWAEGDRAGEFDYYVLSLSWSPTWCALEGDARNSPQCDARADFGWVMHGLWPQYHRGWPDYCPSVERPPSRAMTRDMADIMGSSGLAWYQWKKHGVCSGLSAPDYYALAREAYERVNRPEVFRKLQDPVKLPARVVEEAFLKANPGWEPDMLTITCRDGRIEEARLCLSKDLEPVPCGRDVVNDCSLPSALFDPIR, from the coding sequence ATGCGGGTGTTTCTGTTTATTATTCTGCTCCCCTTGGCGGCATGGGCCGAAGGCGACCGGGCGGGCGAGTTTGACTATTACGTGCTAAGCTTAAGCTGGTCGCCGACCTGGTGCGCCCTGGAAGGCGATGCGCGCAACTCGCCGCAATGCGACGCGCGGGCCGATTTCGGCTGGGTCATGCACGGGCTCTGGCCGCAATATCATCGCGGCTGGCCGGATTACTGTCCAAGTGTGGAGCGCCCGCCCTCCCGTGCCATGACCCGCGACATGGCCGATATCATGGGCTCCAGTGGCCTCGCCTGGTACCAGTGGAAAAAACACGGCGTCTGCAGCGGGCTGTCGGCACCCGATTATTACGCTCTCGCGCGTGAGGCCTATGAACGCGTGAACCGCCCTGAGGTGTTTCGCAAATTGCAGGACCCGGTCAAGCTGCCCGCGCGGGTGGTGGAAGAGGCGTTTCTGAAGGCCAATCCGGGCTGGGAGCCGGACATGCTGACCATCACCTGCCGCGACGGACGCATCGAGGAAGCGCGGCTGTGCCTGTCAAAAGATCTGGAACCGGTGCCTTGCGGTCGCGATGTGGTCAATGACTGCAGCCTGCCCTCGGCCCTGTTCGATCCGATCCGCTGA
- a CDS encoding glycosyltransferase family 4 protein: MTVAYILNTYPQPSHSFIRREVTALEAQGTPITRIAMRRPTMPLVDPADKAEEDKTQYVLEAGAVSLARAVLRVALTRPAGLARALRCAWRMGAASEVGRLRHLIYLAEACDVAARCAGAGVRHMHAHFGTNSATVAMLTHLLGGPGFSFTVHGPEEFDAPRALHLGEKMRQAAFTVAISQFGRSQLSRWVEAEHWPRLNVVHCGIEPAKFLDPDPVPEGPPKLVSIGRFSEQKGQLVLIDAMAGIVDRHREAHLTLIGDGEMRPEIEAAIARHGLQDHITLTGWLAEAEVRAELARAQALVMPSFAEGLPMVIMEAMAAGRPVIATYIAGIPELVQDGRTGWLAPAGDADALVAAVDKLSGTDPHTLTDMGHLGRLRALARHDINREAAKLARHFADSLSP, translated from the coding sequence GTGACCGTCGCCTATATCCTCAACACCTATCCTCAGCCCTCGCACAGCTTCATCCGGCGCGAGGTGACCGCGCTGGAGGCGCAAGGCACCCCGATCACCCGTATCGCCATGCGCAGGCCAACCATGCCGCTGGTGGATCCGGCGGACAAGGCCGAGGAAGACAAGACGCAATATGTGCTCGAGGCCGGGGCGGTCTCACTGGCCCGGGCCGTGCTCAGGGTGGCGCTCACGCGCCCGGCGGGTCTGGCCAGGGCGCTGCGCTGCGCCTGGCGGATGGGTGCGGCTTCAGAGGTCGGGCGTCTGCGGCATCTGATTTATCTGGCCGAGGCCTGCGATGTGGCCGCGCGCTGTGCCGGGGCCGGGGTGCGGCACATGCATGCGCATTTCGGCACCAACAGCGCCACCGTGGCGATGCTGACTCATCTGCTCGGCGGGCCCGGCTTCAGCTTCACGGTGCATGGCCCCGAAGAGTTCGACGCCCCCCGCGCGCTGCATCTGGGCGAGAAGATGCGCCAGGCCGCCTTCACCGTCGCGATCAGCCAGTTCGGCCGCAGCCAGCTGAGCCGCTGGGTGGAGGCCGAACACTGGCCCCGCCTGAACGTGGTGCATTGCGGCATCGAGCCCGCGAAATTCCTTGATCCCGATCCGGTGCCCGAAGGCCCGCCAAAGCTGGTCTCCATCGGTCGGTTTTCCGAGCAGAAAGGCCAGCTTGTGCTGATCGACGCCATGGCCGGGATCGTGGACCGGCACCGCGAGGCGCATCTGACCCTGATCGGCGACGGCGAAATGCGCCCCGAGATCGAGGCGGCGATTGCCCGGCATGGCCTGCAGGATCATATCACCCTGACCGGCTGGCTTGCCGAAGCAGAGGTGCGCGCGGAACTGGCTAGGGCGCAGGCGCTTGTCATGCCAAGCTTTGCCGAGGGTCTGCCGATGGTGATCATGGAGGCCATGGCGGCCGGTCGACCGGTCATCGCCACCTATATCGCGGGCATACCCGAACTGGTGCAGGACGGGCGCACCGGCTGGCTCGCTCCGGCGGGGGATGCGGACGCGCTGGTGGCCGCGGTGGACAAGCTTTCCGGGACCGACCCCCACACCCTGACCGATATGGGCCATCTGGGCCGCCTGCGTGCGCTGGCGCGCCATGACATCAATCGAGAGGCCGCCAAACTCGCCCGTCACTTCGCCGACAGCCTGTCGCCATAG
- a CDS encoding DUF1013 domain-containing protein produces MAKPLMAKATAVWLVDNTTISFKQIADFVGMHELEIQGIADGDVAAGVKGFDPIANNQLTQDEIDAAESDPLHKLKLKFNAAAVGEEKRRGPRYTPLSKRQDRPNAILWLVKFHPELADSQIAKLVGTTKPTIQSIRERTHWNISNMQPIDPVALGLCKQTELDAAVQKAAAKRAKEGVPMDDDERRKLLSTEQSLGMETEPKIPTAIEGLETFSLGGDDDDEDDRSDDKIDADSFFNLPGDSDDDDDEQP; encoded by the coding sequence ATGGCAAAACCGCTCATGGCCAAGGCCACAGCCGTCTGGCTGGTGGACAACACCACGATCAGCTTCAAGCAGATCGCCGATTTCGTTGGCATGCACGAGCTGGAGATCCAGGGCATTGCCGATGGCGATGTGGCCGCCGGGGTGAAAGGGTTTGATCCGATTGCCAACAACCAGCTTACCCAGGATGAAATCGACGCCGCCGAGAGCGATCCGCTGCACAAGCTCAAGCTGAAGTTCAACGCCGCTGCCGTGGGCGAGGAAAAGCGCCGCGGCCCGCGTTACACGCCGCTGTCCAAGCGTCAGGACCGGCCCAACGCGATCCTGTGGCTGGTGAAGTTTCACCCGGAACTGGCCGACAGCCAGATTGCCAAGCTGGTCGGCACCACCAAACCGACCATCCAGTCGATCCGCGAGCGCACGCATTGGAACATCTCCAACATGCAGCCCATCGACCCGGTGGCGCTGGGACTGTGCAAGCAGACCGAGCTTGATGCCGCCGTGCAAAAGGCCGCCGCCAAACGCGCCAAGGAAGGGGTGCCGATGGATGATGACGAGCGCCGCAAACTGCTGAGCACCGAGCAGAGCCTTGGCATGGAGACAGAGCCGAAAATTCCGACCGCGATCGAAGGTCTGGAGACGTTCAGCCTGGGCGGGGACGATGATGACGAGGATGACCGCTCGGACGACAAGATCGACGCCGACAGCTTCTTCAACCTGCCCGGCGATAGCGATGACGATGATGACGAGCAGCCCTGA
- a CDS encoding glycosyltransferase family 2 protein, with translation MSGAPFLSVILPAHNEAAYIGACLEAVLASADVRAELIVVANACTDETAEVARRLESRAQAAGWAMTVIDTATPGKLNALNQGDAAARGTIRAYLDADVIVSPRLLSEIVAALDTDQPRYASGSPVVSAARSGVTRAYARIWQRLPFVTRGVPGFGLFAVNAAGRARWQDFPDIIADDHFVRLQFAPEERVRVSAPYSWPMVEGLRNLVRVRRRQDAGVAEIAARYPALLRNEDVARPGLGVLLPLALRDPVGFAVYLAVKLAVKLPVFENSQRWERGR, from the coding sequence ATGAGTGGCGCGCCTTTCCTGAGCGTGATCCTGCCCGCCCATAACGAGGCGGCTTATATCGGTGCGTGCCTCGAGGCGGTGCTGGCCTCTGCCGATGTCCGGGCGGAGCTGATCGTCGTGGCCAATGCCTGCACGGATGAGACCGCCGAGGTGGCAAGACGGCTCGAAAGCCGGGCGCAGGCGGCCGGGTGGGCGATGACGGTGATCGACACGGCCACCCCTGGCAAGCTCAACGCGCTGAACCAGGGCGATGCGGCCGCACGCGGGACGATACGGGCCTATCTCGATGCGGATGTGATCGTCTCGCCGCGGCTTCTTTCCGAGATCGTCGCGGCGCTGGACACGGACCAGCCGCGCTATGCCTCCGGCAGCCCGGTGGTGAGCGCCGCGCGATCGGGCGTTACCCGGGCCTATGCACGTATCTGGCAGCGTTTGCCGTTCGTCACCCGGGGCGTGCCGGGCTTTGGCCTTTTTGCCGTGAACGCAGCAGGCCGGGCACGGTGGCAGGACTTCCCCGATATCATCGCCGACGATCATTTCGTGCGGCTGCAATTCGCGCCCGAAGAGCGCGTGCGCGTCTCTGCCCCCTATAGCTGGCCGATGGTGGAGGGGCTGCGCAATTTGGTGCGCGTGCGCAGACGGCAGGATGCGGGCGTGGCCGAGATTGCCGCGCGGTACCCCGCTCTTTTGCGCAACGAAGACGTGGCGCGGCCCGGGCTGGGGGTGCTGTTGCCGCTTGCGCTGCGCGACCCGGTCGGGTTCGCGGTGTATCTGGCGGTGAAACTGGCGGTGAAGCTGCCTGTGTTCGAAAACTCCCAGAGATGGGAGCGCGGGCGATAA
- a CDS encoding GumC family protein: protein MEQLPSLDDLIDMIKRRFNVIAAVTILGTVGALFYALSQTHLYQSSEVIQVARPKIDGDLARTTVDGSSARRLQLIEQQLMTRGTILDIADKYALLADAPDMRPSERVSRVRDSVTIQGVAAAREGFTDDGTVSVLTITATFDSPEKAQNVAHEFAQRTIALSAASRIEQARETLAFFSGEELKLQRELAQLDQEVADYRRQNELTLEGGLEFRQTQIASLSDAVLGIERERITLEQELAQLDQTQRASTLERQTREIEAQLKILADQEALLRARIETLSQALDTSPQVQRDLDAFERRREKLQGELDVISTRRAEAEVGFKLEEQNQAERLTVIEEAAYPDYPITRSRKSIAVMGSIASLILGFGIAYLLELRHPVIRTAQQMQSRVGITPVVTVPSLEPTRRKRKMLAKTRIALAGYIHDARNRQTLRDRKKS from the coding sequence GTGGAACAGCTCCCTTCCCTTGACGATCTGATCGACATGATCAAACGGCGGTTCAATGTGATTGCCGCTGTCACGATTCTGGGCACTGTCGGGGCGCTGTTCTATGCTCTCAGCCAGACCCATCTTTACCAAAGCTCCGAAGTGATCCAGGTCGCCCGCCCCAAGATCGACGGGGACCTCGCCCGCACCACGGTTGATGGCTCCTCCGCCCGGCGCCTGCAGCTTATTGAACAACAGTTGATGACGCGCGGCACGATCCTCGACATTGCCGACAAATACGCGCTTTTGGCCGATGCACCCGATATGCGCCCTTCGGAGCGCGTCAGCCGCGTGCGGGATTCCGTGACCATTCAGGGCGTCGCGGCCGCGCGTGAAGGGTTCACCGACGACGGGACCGTTTCGGTGCTGACCATCACAGCCACCTTCGACAGCCCCGAGAAAGCGCAGAACGTCGCACATGAATTCGCGCAGCGCACCATCGCGCTCAGTGCCGCCTCGCGCATCGAGCAGGCCCGCGAAACGCTGGCCTTCTTTTCCGGCGAAGAACTGAAGCTGCAACGCGAACTGGCGCAGCTCGATCAGGAAGTGGCCGATTACCGCCGCCAGAATGAGCTGACGCTGGAAGGTGGGCTGGAATTTCGTCAGACCCAGATCGCCTCGCTCAGCGACGCGGTGCTCGGGATCGAGCGCGAACGTATCACGCTGGAGCAGGAGCTGGCACAGCTTGACCAGACACAGCGCGCCAGCACCCTGGAGCGCCAAACCCGAGAGATCGAGGCACAGCTCAAGATCCTGGCCGATCAGGAAGCCTTGCTCAGGGCCCGGATCGAAACGCTCTCGCAGGCGCTGGACACCAGCCCGCAGGTGCAGCGCGATCTTGATGCGTTCGAGCGCCGCCGCGAGAAGCTACAGGGCGAGCTTGACGTGATTTCAACCCGCCGGGCCGAGGCCGAGGTGGGATTCAAGCTGGAAGAACAGAACCAGGCCGAGCGTCTCACGGTGATCGAAGAGGCGGCCTATCCCGACTATCCGATCACCCGCAGCCGCAAGAGCATCGCGGTCATGGGCAGCATCGCCAGCCTGATCCTGGGCTTCGGCATCGCCTATCTTCTGGAGCTGCGGCATCCGGTGATCCGCACGGCGCAACAGATGCAATCGCGGGTCGGCATCACGCCGGTCGTCACCGTGCCCTCGCTGGAGCCGACACGGCGCAAACGCAAGATGCTGGCCAAGACCAGGATTGCCCTCGCAGGCTATATCCATGACGCCCGCAACCGACAGACCCTCCGCGACAGGAAAAAGAGCTGA
- a CDS encoding oligosaccharide flippase family protein: MRNLISAFQGNRLLARVLRSSSWLVLGYGGSQFLRLVSNLILARLLFPEAFGLMALVSVVTVGLMMFSDVGIGPAIAQNKRGDDPEFLNTAWTIQVLRGFALWAGACALAWPMAQFYAAPELALYLPIAGISLALAGFNPTRIETAHRHLLVGRLTVLDLISQFIGIASMVVLAWITQSVIALVIGGVIGAAAKLALTHLYLPGDANRFRWEKTAAKELITFGKWIFLSTAFWFVSSQGDKAILGKFLSLDSLGIYNIGYFLASFPLLLGHAVNQRVMIPVYRDAPPSASPQNAAKLAKMHAVISAGVIGLLALMALAGPSLVGLLYDDRYIQAGGIVVLIACALIPQAIGMTYDQAALAAGDSRRFFVFSGSRAVVQVLALLIGITQFGLVGAITGLGLSVLVVHPVLIWLARVHGAWDARHDLAAAVASAGLIGLALWLHWDSIAALATL, translated from the coding sequence ATGCGCAACCTGATCTCAGCGTTTCAGGGCAACCGCCTTCTGGCGCGGGTGCTGCGCAGTTCAAGCTGGCTGGTGCTGGGCTATGGCGGCTCTCAATTCCTGCGGCTGGTCTCCAACCTCATCCTCGCGCGGCTGCTGTTTCCCGAAGCCTTCGGCCTGATGGCGTTGGTCAGCGTGGTGACGGTGGGGCTGATGATGTTCTCGGATGTGGGCATCGGCCCTGCGATTGCGCAGAACAAACGCGGCGACGACCCGGAGTTTCTCAATACCGCCTGGACAATTCAGGTACTCCGGGGCTTTGCGCTCTGGGCGGGGGCCTGTGCGCTGGCCTGGCCGATGGCGCAGTTCTACGCAGCACCCGAGCTGGCGCTGTACCTGCCCATCGCCGGTATTTCGCTGGCTCTGGCGGGGTTCAACCCGACCCGGATCGAAACCGCGCACCGGCATCTGCTGGTGGGCCGGCTGACGGTGCTTGACCTGATCAGCCAGTTCATTGGCATCGCCTCGATGGTCGTACTGGCATGGATCACGCAATCGGTGATCGCGCTGGTCATTGGCGGCGTGATCGGCGCCGCCGCCAAGCTGGCGCTGACGCATCTCTACTTGCCCGGTGACGCCAATCGCTTCCGTTGGGAAAAAACCGCCGCAAAAGAGCTGATCACCTTCGGCAAATGGATCTTCCTCAGCACCGCTTTCTGGTTTGTCAGCTCTCAGGGCGACAAGGCGATCCTTGGCAAGTTCCTGTCGCTCGACAGCCTGGGTATTTATAATATCGGCTATTTCCTGGCCTCCTTCCCGCTGCTTCTGGGGCATGCGGTGAACCAGCGGGTGATGATCCCGGTCTATCGTGATGCGCCCCCGTCCGCTTCGCCGCAGAATGCGGCCAAGCTTGCCAAGATGCACGCAGTGATCAGCGCGGGCGTGATCGGGCTGCTGGCGCTGATGGCCTTGGCGGGGCCGTCGCTGGTCGGGCTGTTATATGACGACCGCTATATTCAGGCGGGCGGGATCGTGGTGCTGATCGCCTGCGCCCTGATCCCGCAGGCGATCGGGATGACCTATGATCAGGCGGCGCTGGCGGCAGGGGATTCGCGGCGCTTCTTCGTCTTTTCCGGTAGCCGGGCGGTGGTGCAGGTGCTGGCGTTGCTGATCGGGATCACCCAGTTCGGACTTGTCGGCGCAATCACCGGGCTGGGCTTGTCGGTGCTGGTGGTGCATCCGGTGCTGATCTGGCTGGCGCGGGTGCACGGGGCCTGGGACGCGCGGCATGATCTGGCGGCGGCGGTGGCATCCGCCGGGCTTATCGGGCTTGCGCTCTGGCTGCATTGGGACAGCATTGCGGCGCTCGCCACGCTTTGA